The following nucleotide sequence is from Falco naumanni isolate bFalNau1 chromosome 6, bFalNau1.pat, whole genome shotgun sequence.
ATGTCAATGGCCTTGTAATTGCACAGGATGGAGCAATAGGACAGGAGGATGGCGGCGCGCAGCACCTGGCAGGGCACCAGCGCCATGTTGCGCGCTGCGCCGGGGCGgcctcggcggcggcggcgggcgcggcgccaGCTCGGGGTGCACTTCCGCGTGTGTGCCCGCGCGGGTGCGTGTGCGCCCGGGTGTGCGCGCCCGTGCGGGCG
It contains:
- the AIG1 gene encoding androgen-induced gene 1 protein isoform X5, translated to MALVPCQVLRAAILLSYCSILCNYKAIDMPAHQTYGGSWKFLTFIDLVPGSDF